aaaatatttctgataaatttaaaaaagtggactggtttaataatttgaaaaatgattggaaaaaagaaaaatcatacataaaaagaatggaagaattaaaaaataagtcatcgaatgaatataaaaatgttctgTTCTTGGAAAGAGAGAAAGATGTATGGAGGAGGTGGATATCAGAAAAGGGAAATATtctaaaacaatatattgaTCTAAACTGGTTTAATGAATTATCAGAGGTTAACCAGAATATATTAGATgaatacaaaaatgaagaaaaatcaAATGATGTGtcactaataaatatagaagaaCTGGaacatagaaaaaattatgaagaattatataaatatataaaaacaaaattactATCAAAACTTTGTATATTAGTACTTATGACAATATTAGAAGAATGCAAAAAAGAAGAGTATATAGAAGATAGAGAATTACATTTAGATAATTCCATAAATgaaaggaaaattaaaaaaaattcagaaAAAATACCAGAAATTTCAgataaatttattgaaaagTATAGTAACGTTTAtgaaaatagcaaaaatagcaatattcataataatatagagGAGAACTTCTTTAGGGAAAAGATGAATGATTGGATAGGAGAAGAAGTAACATATGTAAATTCCATAGAAAGTTTGAGTAATATTgacaaatattataacagTTCATCCTAGAAATTGATACAAATATATTCGATAGTTGCTTAAGATAAaactgatatatataaaacaatcttcctgaatttttttataccaAAAGGAAATAAAGTATAAGAAGAATGTAAAGTAAcgaataatacaaataagaaaataagacataaaatataatgtagggaatgtatttatattaaaaatatttcaatggCATATAgcttctttgtttttttatgcatatgttTAATAACGTTGTATTATAGCAGATTCAATAAAATAgggaattaatatatatattaaatgtaagaacatttatttatgatatttaAAGCAaagttcttttatttttttccttaataaataatttcttacaataatatattaatatatatattgaaatttatatcttatatttttaaattgcataaattgcataaattttttggtatttttcagaataatacatatttttatgctCAAAACCAGGTTCTCACAAATGTAACATTGTAAAGTAGATTATGACCCTATATAAccattttattacatatttattattttattttttaagtttttctCAGTTTtcctatattattaatttgtttaaacttatatttattaattaaattttataattcacaacaatataatattatgtatttcttaaaaggaattaatttttattatgttttataataataacatttatattactctatgataaaaaagaatgatcacaattcttttataattttatttggtTTCACGTTAAAATACGCAGTTACACGTTACGCTGAACGGCATATATTGAtacatacaatataatataaagattaatcaattttttattaacctaaatgaaattttaaaaatatagttattcttttattaataggtaatatggaaataatgcatttttaaaaattaaatatataattcagtTATGTAACACACATAGCAATAGTATATTACATTCTTTATTTTAGGTACTTTatgtttacaaaaataaaaaaaaaaaaaaaaaaggaatatatatatgttttccgtttttttgttaattatttttcacatCTAAGATATTCTGTTAACTAAAGCAAaagattataatattttggaTAACTTCAAAGTATAAATATTGTTTCTAAactaatttaaaaagatttttataaaaaatttatagttttaacacatataattgtatatttatgaattcgtatatatgtatatatataaatatatatatatataattttttttttttaagagtagtaatctaaaaaaattttatcacaTAAAGATAATTTgatcatttattaatttccCACTTATATTCAAAATGTATCATGAATAAAAATGTGCAATCAGttaaataacttttttcaCATAATGAACCTAGTAATTCATatgttatatacaaaattaaaaaaaaagggaactTCCATGTGTTATTTCTTGTTcatattaatgaattattttattggaACCAGGTTAAGGATCATTTTGTGATATTAGGAAATGAACTGAGTAATGTCAATTAATAATTCACATAagtataaatgttttttaataattaacaaCTTTACGGTTAGtgaaatttatgaaaatttatttttcttacatagtaattttattgttttaaaaaaataaaaactctttattcatataataatatgctaTCTATTTATAAGTAAGTACACAGAAACacagaatttaaaaaaaaaatattatgaagttatttattatttgatttttaaatatgaaaaatacttCCTCtagatttatatatatgcatagtCAAACCATATCCtgaatttattcataaaaaaaatggtatattattttaagagagaatttattatatatttaataaatatatataataaaataagtaaaatacttcaaaaatatcaattcatacatatttaaacatctaaatatataaacaaaattttttttacgaagctgtatttatatatataaatgaaaaacataaattaacGTAGTAATCTGcgattaatataaattcaataaatgtataagacgatattttatatcatccGCTATTGATTCTTTATATATcagaagaattatataaatcggaaatatatttataatatattatgttatatgaTTGAATTAcagtacataaataattgccaagaaaattaataattttatagtattattttataaaaacaatatatttgtttttaactAATAATTTCTTCACTACTTCGAAttatcatttcattttttatagtcCGTAATCTTGATATCTTTGTTCTAATGAATTTTAGTTaactcattttttatatactttacatatgttttcttattataatgCAAAATAATCAATAATTTAACATTAAAGTCACATTAAACTGtcaaataattatgtatatataattctttataacaattttaatatttataatatttttgttaatttttttttttaaagtatatcttttatataaatcaagagaattttataaataaatttttgtttgttcaaatttatatttttacaacattttttacggaatttttttttttgctatatctatctttgtttttatttttatttcatatattacgtaaattttcaaagaaaaaatattattatatctatAATTTGTCCTTTTTGCTATAATACATTAACTGAATGTAAACAAACATTAGTCACATATaaattagaataatttttcattaataaaagtattattCTGAAAATTGAAGTGTTttagatataaaattaaatctataatattattcctATAAAACACTATtctttatttgaaaattttaatttcgccagataataatttttggtCACTGGTAATATGAATACAGCTGgaaattacttttttcatattataaatttaaatgatatttaattttcatttattaattatacatatataagtgaattcaacattttatttaatttatttttctattccGTGCCTaagttcctttttttctttatattccATAACAGTACacaatgttaatataaaatatggtTAATTAGTAGtgatatacatattttaagtatcatatatttcttttttcttttttataaatatattattatattctcaataaataattttctaaaagatgcataattattcatttgttttttataatacctcaattatcaattttattcttttaattaattttttatttatatttgtgtacAAGCTGTATATATGCACTTGCGTAAATAagatgttttttttttattctgtatatcttcagtaatatattttatctggAACAACGGTATaagataattttattatccttatttttacaatgtGACCTTTTTTACTCTAACGGTGTAAATCacattttagaaaaaaaacatcCATATATtgctaatataatattttatattctataataaaaacaatataggtaataaaaaaaaaagacacaTTTAttgtaaacaaaaaaataaataacacatttttctattaatccccaaaataatatttttatattaacaaggtataaaaactaaaattataGTAGTTTAATTCAGTTTTGAATTATCACCCATTAATAAAATTCCACTAATTTTCCtattatacattaatttaattcatataaatttatttttaatgaaattatattttaatgcaATGATGTACATACTAAACCATAAGATTAAGTTTAGAATAAGtaacattttataatataaattaaaatatattaaaacattgATAACCACAAACtaagaacatatatttttttcttctatacATCAGAAAGATTATACATCGATATTcgcaattataaaaaaaaagcaatatatatacaataagtACATATGTAAAGATGATACAGTTATTACCTTATATTAAAGTCTATATACATAAcaaatatacttattattaattttacctattcttgaatttaattttttcatattttttaacttttttatggtaataaataatacctGATATAATTGTAACTCcaagaataaaaaaggatGTGAAATATATTAGCGTACCAAAAAAACCTggtgtataaatataatattttttattatttttaactatTTGTTCCATAggcttgaaaaaaaaagaaacagaTTTATTCTGCAATAAATTCCGTAAATTTTTTGCCCAATTGTTTGAACATGTAAGactcattatataataaaacccACGTAATAACCCATAACCAACAGATAAATCTAATATGAGCCCTAAtgacaaaaacaaaaacaataataaaggtATAACAAATCGTAATCCgtattttttacgtattatTGTTTTGTACAACTTATCACTAATTATCTTGTTTTTCTCAAGAAAATTCTGATAATCAatttctttgaatatttttttttcaagacgtgaatatttttttgtttcaaatatacaagACTTATTTTTCATAGCTTTTCTACGACCCGATGCATGTTCTGATAACAATCCATgtgaatatttattctttgcgttgtttttgttttgagtattgtagatatattttttttcttttattccaTAATTTGTTACATCTTCTTTTAACACTGTAAtacttttttctatattgTTCTTACAATTTGCTAAAAATCGATAAGTTCCTGTACGTAATTTTCTATAAATCATGTACTTCTCATTAAAAAATCTTTCAAACCCTCtctaaaaaaacaatttttatataattattatttgaaaaatatatgatatcaagccaaaaaaagaattaataaaaatagaatacatttaatattaataattaaaatatttttgaatatataagcatacCATATCACTGTTAAGATGGCATATCCAAgatgaaaatacaaataaaaaaattttaataaaaaaattaacttaattttttgttccattatatatatttttaatattctaatatattcattaaacaaaatattaaaattaaaaaaatattttcctaagatatagaataatatattcatttattttttcgttttttttttttttatatgtaaataaaatgtatat
The sequence above is a segment of the Plasmodium malariae genome assembly, contig: PmUG01_00_32, whole genome shotgun sequence genome. Coding sequences within it:
- the PmUG01_00058200 gene encoding fam-l protein; the encoded protein is MEQKIKLIFLLKFFYLYFHLGYAILTRGFERFFNEKYMIYRKLRTGTYRFLANCKNNIEKSITVLKEDVTNYGIKEKKYIYNTQNKNNAKNKYSHGLLSEHASGRRKAMKNKSCIFETKKYSRLEKKIFKEIDYQNFLEKNKIISDKLYKTIIRKKYGLRFVIPLLLFLFLSLGLILDLSVGYGLLRGFYYIMSLTCSNNWAKNLRNLLQNKSVSFFFKPMEQIVKNNKKYYIYTPGFFGTLIYFTSFFILGVTIISGIIYYHKKVKKYEKIKFKNR